The following are encoded together in the Desulfococcus multivorans genome:
- a CDS encoding pyridoxamine 5'-phosphate oxidase family protein: protein MRRKDKAMTLRSEMDAVIEKARVCRLAMMDDDRPYIVPMSFGYDGEALYFHSAREGKKLDLLRKNGRVCFEFDADVSVVPGEAPCKWGMTYQSVIGIGDVDFILEPASQRRALDIIMTHYSDEKRFSYTDAEMRRVSVFRVCILDISGKRSGCV, encoded by the coding sequence ATGAGACGGAAGGACAAGGCGATGACGCTGCGATCCGAGATGGATGCCGTCATCGAGAAGGCTCGGGTCTGTCGGTTGGCCATGATGGACGACGACCGACCCTATATCGTTCCCATGAGCTTTGGATACGACGGCGAAGCGCTCTATTTTCATTCCGCCCGGGAGGGTAAAAAACTGGATCTGCTTCGAAAGAACGGACGCGTCTGCTTCGAGTTCGACGCGGACGTCTCGGTGGTCCCCGGCGAGGCGCCCTGCAAATGGGGCATGACCTATCAAAGCGTCATCGGCATCGGCGATGTGGACTTCATCCTCGAGCCGGCGTCCCAACGCCGCGCTCTCGACATTATCATGACCCACTATTCGGATGAGAAGCGCTTTTCCTATACGGATGCAGAGATGCGTCGCGTTTCGGTGTTCAGAGTATGCATCCTTGACATCAGCGGCAAGCGGTCGGGATGCGTCTGA
- a CDS encoding FmdB family zinc ribbon protein produces MPVYEYEHTGGPCGIGAVFEIRQSMADDPLTVCPMCGGPVKRLISRVAVSMPKGNAQLKDLGFTKLVRRDDGVYENVTRRDGESRYMVRGRPETLPDIKRIVRD; encoded by the coding sequence ATGCCCGTTTATGAGTATGAGCACACGGGCGGCCCTTGCGGGATAGGAGCGGTTTTCGAGATCCGGCAGTCCATGGCGGACGACCCTTTGACGGTATGCCCCATGTGCGGGGGACCCGTCAAAAGACTCATATCGCGGGTTGCCGTCAGCATGCCGAAGGGGAATGCCCAGCTGAAGGACCTGGGGTTCACCAAGCTGGTCCGTCGGGATGACGGGGTCTATGAGAACGTGACCCGCCGGGACGGCGAGAGCCGCTATATGGTCAGGGGCCGTCCGGAAACCCTGCCGGATATCAAACGGATCGTCCGGGATTGA
- a CDS encoding TIGR00730 family Rossman fold protein produces the protein MKLRFHASNGPADETIEALIGMVGGIKSPELIREMIIAALKAGQEDDDKADLKLMNTTLKEMRFTSKIFGPYGHVKKVTVFGSARTKPDAPAYRMAVQLGEELRDAGYMVITGGGPGIMQAVNEGAGAEHSFGVNIRLPFEQKSNPVIHGNPRSITYKYFFNRKVAFLKEAHAVALFPGGFGTLDEAMETLTLVQTGKRDLIPLVLIDPPGSTYWSHWLGFLKTELMAHGYISPEDLSLFDRVESTEAAVARIDHFYRQFHSIRYVADKLVIRIHHALDQSVIERLQDDFEDILVPGGTIALSKCLPEEIDEKEISHLPRLVIDFNRKSFGRLRRLIDMVNSEP, from the coding sequence ATGAAACTGCGTTTTCACGCCTCAAACGGCCCTGCGGACGAAACCATCGAAGCCTTGATCGGGATGGTCGGCGGCATCAAGAGTCCGGAGCTGATCCGTGAGATGATCATCGCCGCCCTCAAGGCGGGTCAGGAGGACGACGACAAGGCGGACCTCAAGCTCATGAACACCACGCTCAAGGAAATGCGCTTTACATCCAAGATTTTCGGGCCCTACGGACATGTCAAAAAGGTGACGGTCTTCGGTTCCGCGCGGACGAAGCCGGACGCGCCCGCCTATCGCATGGCCGTTCAACTCGGAGAAGAGCTGCGGGATGCCGGGTACATGGTCATCACCGGCGGCGGTCCGGGCATCATGCAGGCCGTCAACGAAGGCGCCGGCGCCGAGCATTCCTTCGGCGTCAATATCCGACTGCCGTTCGAGCAGAAATCGAATCCGGTCATCCACGGGAACCCCAGGAGCATCACCTATAAATACTTTTTCAATCGCAAGGTGGCCTTCCTGAAGGAAGCCCACGCCGTCGCACTCTTTCCGGGGGGCTTCGGCACCCTCGACGAGGCGATGGAAACCCTGACCCTGGTTCAGACCGGAAAGCGGGACCTTATCCCGCTGGTCCTCATCGATCCCCCCGGCAGCACCTATTGGTCCCACTGGCTTGGATTCCTTAAAACGGAGTTGATGGCCCACGGCTATATCAGCCCCGAGGACCTCAGCCTGTTTGACCGGGTGGAATCGACCGAGGCGGCGGTGGCGCGGATCGATCATTTTTACCGGCAATTCCACAGCATCAGATATGTGGCGGACAAACTGGTGATCCGAATCCATCACGCGCTCGATCAATCCGTCATAGAAAGACTGCAGGACGATTTCGAGGATATCCTGGTGCCGGGCGGCACCATCGCGCTCTCCAAATGTCTTCCCGAAGAGATCGATGAGAAGGAGATTTCCCATCTTCCAAGGCTCGTCATCGATTTCAACCGAAAAAGTTTCGGGCGGCTGCGACGGTTGATCGACATGGTGAACAGCGAACCCTGA
- a CDS encoding RluA family pseudouridine synthase — MKRRSRVTISPREAGVRVTDFLVGRFSYLDRGAWMAEIAQARVLVNGRPISVDAVLQPRDLLEYLPKDVPEPRVNDAYEILFEDEALLVVDKPANLPCHPGGRYFHHTLWAMIRSRSLSDGPFFVHRIDRETSGIVVMARNSRDASVLGRQMASGQVRKRYATVVEGRFPEGPVTADGRLVPDPTSVVRKKLRFIPPGAVSEPLSEGRHCRTRFDLVRRGSLMSLVSVIPATGRRHQIRATLLALGYPVVGDKIYGTDETVFLRFIEDRLTESDRIRLRLDRQALHAAEIAFRHPRSGRHLHFEAPVPASFHTLVDAFD, encoded by the coding sequence ATGAAGCGGCGCTCCCGGGTGACGATATCCCCCCGTGAGGCGGGGGTCCGGGTGACGGACTTTCTGGTCGGACGATTTTCCTACCTGGATCGTGGGGCCTGGATGGCAGAAATCGCTCAGGCACGGGTGCTTGTGAACGGCCGGCCGATTTCCGTCGATGCTGTGCTGCAGCCCCGGGACCTTTTGGAATACCTGCCGAAGGATGTGCCGGAGCCCCGGGTGAACGACGCCTACGAGATCCTCTTCGAGGATGAGGCCCTTCTTGTGGTCGATAAACCTGCCAACCTTCCCTGTCACCCGGGGGGGCGGTACTTTCACCATACCCTCTGGGCGATGATCCGTTCCCGATCCTTGTCGGACGGTCCTTTTTTTGTGCACCGCATCGACCGGGAGACGTCGGGCATCGTGGTCATGGCCAGGAATTCCCGCGATGCTTCGGTGCTGGGCCGGCAAATGGCCTCGGGACAGGTCCGAAAACGCTATGCGACCGTGGTCGAGGGGCGATTCCCCGAAGGACCCGTGACGGCCGACGGCCGGCTTGTCCCCGACCCGACGAGCGTTGTACGGAAAAAGTTGCGGTTCATACCGCCGGGTGCCGTTTCAGAACCATTGAGCGAGGGCAGGCACTGCCGTACCCGATTCGACCTCGTTCGCCGAGGTTCCCTGATGAGTCTGGTTTCCGTGATCCCCGCAACGGGCAGACGGCACCAGATCCGCGCCACTCTTCTGGCTCTCGGCTATCCCGTGGTGGGCGACAAGATTTACGGCACGGACGAAACCGTTTTTCTCCGGTTCATCGAGGACCGGCTGACGGAATCGGATCGGATCCGTCTTCGTCTTGACCGGCAGGCGCTCCATGCCGCCGAAATCGCGTTTCGTCACCCCCGATCCGGCCGGCATCTGCATTTCGAGGCACCGGTTCCGGCGTCCTTTCACACACTCGTCGACGCTTTCGATTGA
- a CDS encoding PLP-dependent aminotransferase family protein, whose product MKRTAEGALPYHPAPLPGHHHESRKLRSRSVFRYRALAEEIEAKIHDGTYAPGEKLPSIRQLHRRLNLSISTIHQAYIALETIGLVEARPKSGYFVSPVSLKNLETPVLPAPAAKPLRVETTGMVNSVLKAISDPRMLPLGSSTTATDLLPHRQFARIFKTLSERDIRKILSYSLTEGHPGLRRQLALRMIGFLKGVSPEDIVITTGCMEAVTLCLQAILKPGDTLAIETPTHFGFLQLFKEMGIMVVEVPTHPRAGVDIDALARILESTPIRACLFMPNIHNPLGTLLSDEGKERLVNLLNRHDVPVIEDDICGELYFEGQRRPSLLKTWDRKNLVLTCSSFSKTLAPGFRIGWVLPGPRFKDKILRLKAGSTVCTATPDQEIMARFLEGGAYERHLRILRGAVRNQTLKTAMAVKKHFPQDTRLSFPAGGSLLWIELNRRIDGMTLYQQALENRIAILPGAVCSVSGMFRNFIRIGCGAPFTNETERGIETLGRLARQCLRE is encoded by the coding sequence ATGAAACGCACCGCTGAAGGGGCGTTGCCGTACCACCCGGCACCGCTTCCCGGTCACCATCATGAAAGTCGAAAGTTGAGATCCAGGTCTGTTTTCCGATATCGAGCCCTCGCAGAGGAAATCGAAGCCAAAATTCACGACGGCACCTATGCCCCGGGGGAAAAGCTGCCGTCCATCCGGCAGCTGCATCGTCGGCTGAATTTGAGCATCAGCACGATTCACCAGGCCTATATCGCCCTCGAGACGATCGGGCTCGTGGAGGCCCGGCCGAAATCCGGCTATTTCGTGAGTCCGGTCTCCTTAAAAAACCTCGAGACGCCGGTATTGCCCGCACCGGCAGCCAAACCCCTCAGGGTCGAAACCACCGGAATGGTCAACTCGGTGTTGAAGGCGATCTCGGATCCCCGAATGCTCCCCCTGGGGTCGTCCACCACGGCGACGGATCTTCTGCCGCACCGGCAGTTTGCCAGGATTTTCAAAACACTCTCCGAAAGGGACATCCGGAAAATCCTTTCCTACTCCCTGACCGAAGGCCACCCCGGTTTGCGCCGTCAACTGGCGCTGCGCATGATAGGGTTCCTCAAAGGCGTCTCCCCGGAGGACATCGTTATCACCACCGGCTGCATGGAAGCGGTAACGCTGTGCCTGCAGGCCATTCTGAAGCCCGGAGACACCCTGGCCATCGAAACGCCGACCCATTTCGGATTTCTGCAGCTTTTCAAGGAGATGGGAATCATGGTTGTGGAGGTTCCCACCCACCCCAGAGCCGGGGTGGACATCGACGCCCTGGCGCGCATCCTCGAAAGCACCCCGATCCGCGCCTGTCTTTTCATGCCCAATATTCACAATCCCCTCGGCACCCTGCTCTCGGACGAGGGCAAGGAGCGGTTGGTCAACCTCTTGAATCGTCACGACGTTCCCGTGATCGAAGACGATATCTGCGGCGAGCTCTATTTTGAAGGGCAGCGGCGGCCGTCCCTGTTGAAGACCTGGGACCGCAAAAATCTGGTGCTCACCTGCTCCTCCTTCTCCAAAACCCTGGCGCCGGGATTTCGCATCGGCTGGGTCCTGCCGGGTCCGCGGTTCAAGGATAAAATCCTGCGCCTCAAAGCCGGATCCACTGTCTGCACCGCGACGCCGGACCAGGAGATCATGGCCCGCTTTCTCGAAGGCGGGGCCTACGAGCGGCATCTGAGAATCCTCAGGGGCGCCGTCAGGAACCAGACCCTTAAAACGGCCATGGCGGTGAAAAAACATTTCCCTCAGGACACGCGGTTGTCGTTTCCCGCCGGGGGCTCGCTCCTGTGGATCGAACTCAACCGACGGATCGACGGCATGACGCTCTACCAACAGGCCCTCGAGAACCGGATCGCCATCCTGCCGGGGGCGGTCTGTTCGGTTTCGGGAATGTTCAGAAATTTCATCCGGATCGGCTGTGGCGCGCCGTTTACAAACGAGACGGAACGCGGGATTGAAACCCTCGGGCGGTTGGCCCGTCAGTGCCTCCGTGAGTGA
- a CDS encoding PLP-dependent aminotransferase family protein: MRFENLLAARTLKMHDNAIREILKVVSRPGMISLAGGIPAPESFPMGIMDELSARVIRKYGSGAFQYDLTEGFMPLREALSGHLAKKGIPASPEEIIIASGSQGFLDAVGKVLITPGDRVAVEAPTYLGALSAFTPYEPEYVRLDTDEDGVVPADLERVLACGGVKFVYLVPTFQNPTGRTIPLARRREIAGIIQRHDALLVEDDPYSDLRYRGEPLPPIKSFAPEHVMYVGTLSKVLAPGLRIGFAAAPRVIREWLVRVKQGTDLHTGTFSQALAAEYLSGGYLERHLPEILSIYRPRQEAMTAALADYFPRGMRWSRPEGGMFIWAEGPEDLDMEKVYKGAVGRNTAFVPGKYFYVDKGEGEATMRLNYTMAGEAEIRSAVRILGEEIAKAM; encoded by the coding sequence ATGCGATTTGAAAATTTGTTGGCCGCCAGAACCCTGAAGATGCACGACAACGCCATCCGTGAAATCCTGAAGGTCGTCTCCCGGCCGGGGATGATTTCCCTGGCCGGGGGCATCCCGGCGCCCGAGAGTTTCCCCATGGGCATCATGGATGAACTCTCCGCCCGCGTCATCCGAAAATACGGCTCGGGCGCCTTCCAGTACGATTTGACGGAGGGGTTCATGCCCCTCAGGGAGGCGCTTTCGGGGCACCTGGCGAAAAAGGGCATTCCGGCATCCCCGGAGGAGATCATTATCGCCAGCGGTTCTCAGGGATTTCTGGATGCCGTCGGCAAGGTGCTGATTACCCCTGGCGATCGGGTGGCGGTGGAAGCCCCCACCTATCTGGGGGCGCTTTCGGCGTTCACGCCCTACGAGCCGGAATACGTCCGCCTCGACACCGACGAGGATGGCGTGGTTCCGGCCGATCTCGAGCGGGTTCTGGCATGCGGCGGCGTCAAATTCGTCTATCTGGTGCCGACCTTTCAGAATCCCACCGGACGGACCATCCCCCTGGCGCGACGGCGGGAGATCGCCGGGATCATCCAGAGGCACGACGCCCTTCTGGTGGAGGACGATCCTTACAGCGATCTGCGGTACCGGGGCGAGCCCCTTCCCCCCATCAAAAGTTTCGCTCCGGAGCACGTGATGTATGTCGGCACCCTCTCCAAGGTCCTGGCTCCGGGCCTTCGAATCGGTTTTGCGGCGGCTCCTCGGGTGATCCGGGAATGGCTCGTTCGAGTGAAGCAGGGCACCGATCTCCATACCGGCACCTTCAGCCAGGCCCTGGCCGCGGAATACCTCTCCGGGGGATACCTGGAGCGCCATCTCCCCGAAATTCTCTCGATATACCGGCCCCGCCAGGAGGCCATGACCGCCGCGCTGGCGGACTATTTCCCCAGGGGCATGCGATGGAGCCGCCCCGAGGGCGGGATGTTCATCTGGGCGGAGGGCCCCGAAGATCTTGACATGGAAAAGGTTTACAAAGGGGCTGTGGGACGGAACACGGCCTTCGTCCCGGGCAAATATTTTTACGTCGACAAAGGAGAGGGGGAGGCGACCATGCGGCTCAATTACACCATGGCCGGTGAGGCGGAGATCCGGTCTGCCGTGAGGATTCTGGGTGAAGAAATTGCGAAGGCCATGTGA
- a CDS encoding YceI family protein, producing MRFHHRKAWMAGCLWVAAVFLGSVLPAPAETTDQLVIFVRPEASAVARAFHRDALPEIERLAKAMSVRVSRIDVRKGAPEAVAITPLIVYQNFRGRSVYQGRYTTLDRIRNFIRTSRYVPQEPGGLVLRDIPVRQTGRATIWAPVKIARVTGSPPPAYDHDAFVREARTAMDEGFTRFKTVQEVRLSRADRGFYMDLYPWLANDGTLFLSLAVYSQFHCKAPVFERKKDPLTGPWSERRRLFREAARILEKAVDDQIADTRSGDGFDPVETSVRLATWDEIGLPLPEPPTRSTAVQPTAAGIPRSWRLSRPGPEDPPLIQFHFQTPLDHYRGEVMRCDGRIDLVENRLLEGATGWVTADPGSVTMGDGGLDDVLGGRAFLDVQRYPESAFTINTIRSHGNPLAYGRMSPASVEGIFTLKGRKTPLSVTMEMEPVFGPDNRPLLLARGVFDIDLDMFGIEGADGPSPANRTLVFDLFLQFRPEAE from the coding sequence ATGCGTTTTCATCACCGCAAGGCATGGATGGCGGGTTGCCTGTGGGTCGCCGCTGTTTTTCTCGGATCCGTATTACCGGCGCCCGCGGAGACCACGGATCAACTGGTGATCTTCGTCCGGCCGGAAGCCTCGGCGGTCGCGCGGGCATTTCATCGGGATGCCCTGCCTGAAATCGAACGACTGGCAAAGGCCATGTCGGTTCGGGTTTCCCGGATCGACGTCCGCAAGGGCGCACCCGAAGCGGTCGCCATCACGCCGCTCATCGTCTATCAGAACTTTCGGGGTCGGTCCGTCTATCAGGGGCGGTACACGACCCTCGATCGGATCCGCAATTTCATCCGGACATCCCGGTACGTCCCCCAGGAACCAGGCGGCCTCGTTCTCAGGGACATCCCTGTCCGGCAAACCGGTCGAGCGACGATCTGGGCGCCGGTCAAGATCGCTCGCGTGACCGGCTCTCCGCCTCCCGCCTATGACCACGATGCCTTTGTCAGGGAAGCCAGGACCGCCATGGACGAGGGCTTTACCCGATTCAAAACCGTTCAGGAGGTGCGTTTGAGCCGGGCGGATCGCGGATTTTACATGGACCTGTACCCATGGCTCGCAAACGACGGGACGCTGTTCCTTTCCCTTGCCGTATATTCGCAGTTTCATTGCAAGGCACCGGTGTTCGAGCGGAAAAAGGATCCCCTGACCGGTCCCTGGTCGGAGCGGCGACGGCTGTTTCGCGAAGCGGCGCGGATTCTGGAAAAGGCTGTTGACGATCAGATCGCCGATACCCGGAGCGGAGACGGGTTTGATCCGGTCGAGACATCCGTCAGGCTTGCGACCTGGGACGAGATCGGGCTCCCCCTTCCCGAGCCGCCCACCCGATCGACGGCGGTTCAGCCGACTGCCGCCGGAATACCGCGATCCTGGCGGCTCAGCCGACCGGGGCCTGAAGATCCGCCGCTCATTCAGTTTCACTTTCAGACCCCCCTGGATCATTATCGGGGAGAGGTCATGCGCTGCGATGGGAGAATCGATCTTGTCGAAAATCGGCTTCTGGAAGGCGCGACGGGATGGGTAACGGCCGACCCGGGGTCCGTCACCATGGGCGACGGCGGCCTGGACGACGTTCTCGGAGGCCGTGCCTTTCTGGATGTGCAGCGCTATCCGGAATCCGCCTTCACCATCAACACCATTCGGAGCCACGGGAATCCCCTGGCCTACGGGCGGATGTCCCCGGCGTCGGTTGAAGGCATCTTCACCCTGAAAGGGCGGAAAACCCCGCTTTCCGTGACCATGGAGATGGAGCCGGTTTTCGGCCCCGACAACCGGCCGCTGCTGCTGGCCCGGGGCGTGTTCGATATCGATCTGGACATGTTCGGCATCGAAGGGGCCGACGGCCCGTCGCCGGCAAACCGGACGCTCGTCTTCGATCTCTTTCTGCAGTTCAGGCCGGAGGCGGAATGA
- a CDS encoding sensor histidine kinase: protein MLYSTRSKLIFSFLGVSLLVGTVCLIVGWQLLYDSVLNEARNRVQQDLNVARVIYDDRVAAIRLSLETTCLAADFSDAVVMGEQAILKSRMERIARRLGLDFAGIVSADGTWLCRIGDGVTNAAAGRMPIATAALERQHTVSGTVVLDRGTLAAEHPDLARQSRIRTRLVDAGSEMMDGLMPMVEETGGLAVASAVPVLRKGKIIGAVYGGMLLNRDQSIVDKIGGTVFRNEVYRGHNVGTATIFFRNLRISTNVLEKDGERAIGTFASREVTRRVLIEGRKWTDRAYVVNDWYITAYEPILDIEKRRVGMLYVGVLEAKYRDVRQKALWVFALITLAGVLLAITLGWLTADRIMRPVNQLIRASMEISRGNFSPDIGPISKSDIGLLQQEFGRMTDSLVKRDQEHQAESEKRLIQSEKQASIGKLAAGVAHEINNPLTAVLTFTHLMLRRKDLPEELREDLQTIALQTERVRRIVKGLLDFSRQSRLDTEPLNIGRLLEDCVELMENQALIQGAVLRYAADGELPVLQLDRNQIQSVMINLMMNALDALAPGGEIDIRAAVRENDGEKGVEISVRDTGTGIAPEHLDKLFDPFFTTKEVGKGTGLGLAVTAGIIERHGGRIRVESQLGKGSRFTIWLPCVGAAARNRDPNSETRMNDHENTGG, encoded by the coding sequence ATGCTTTACTCGACCCGATCCAAACTCATCTTCAGCTTTCTCGGTGTGTCGCTGCTGGTCGGGACCGTATGCCTGATTGTCGGCTGGCAGCTTTTGTACGATTCCGTGTTGAACGAAGCCAGGAACCGCGTCCAACAGGATCTGAATGTCGCGCGGGTGATTTACGACGACCGGGTGGCGGCCATCCGGTTGTCGCTGGAAACCACCTGTCTTGCCGCTGATTTCAGCGATGCCGTGGTCATGGGCGAACAGGCAATCCTGAAATCGCGGATGGAGCGGATCGCGAGGCGATTGGGCCTTGATTTCGCCGGTATCGTCTCAGCCGACGGCACATGGCTCTGCCGTATCGGCGACGGTGTCACGAACGCTGCCGCGGGACGGATGCCCATCGCGACTGCAGCCCTCGAAAGGCAGCATACGGTCTCGGGGACGGTGGTACTCGATCGGGGGACCCTTGCGGCCGAACATCCCGACCTGGCGAGACAATCCCGCATACGGACCCGCCTCGTCGATGCCGGGTCGGAGATGATGGACGGGTTGATGCCCATGGTGGAGGAGACTGGGGGCCTCGCCGTCGCATCCGCCGTTCCCGTCCTGCGGAAGGGAAAAATCATCGGTGCCGTATACGGTGGGATGCTTCTCAATCGCGATCAATCCATCGTGGACAAGATCGGCGGCACGGTTTTTCGCAACGAGGTTTACCGCGGGCACAACGTCGGCACGGCAACCATTTTCTTCAGAAACCTGAGAATTTCCACCAATGTTCTGGAAAAAGACGGCGAGCGTGCCATCGGAACCTTTGCTTCCCGGGAGGTGACCCGGCGTGTCCTCATCGAGGGCCGTAAATGGACGGATCGTGCCTATGTGGTGAACGATTGGTACATCACCGCCTATGAACCCATTCTGGATATCGAGAAGCGTCGGGTGGGGATGCTCTATGTCGGGGTTCTGGAAGCGAAATATCGGGACGTTCGGCAGAAAGCCCTCTGGGTCTTCGCACTGATCACCCTTGCCGGCGTTCTGTTGGCCATCACCCTGGGATGGCTTACGGCCGATCGCATCATGCGGCCGGTAAATCAGTTGATCCGGGCCAGTATGGAAATCTCCAGGGGGAATTTTTCTCCGGATATCGGCCCCATCTCCAAAAGTGACATCGGGCTGCTTCAGCAGGAGTTCGGCAGAATGACCGACTCCCTGGTAAAACGGGATCAGGAGCATCAGGCGGAAAGCGAAAAGCGACTGATACAGTCGGAGAAGCAGGCGAGCATCGGAAAACTTGCCGCCGGCGTGGCCCATGAAATCAACAACCCGCTGACGGCGGTGCTCACCTTTACCCATCTGATGCTTCGTCGAAAGGATCTTCCGGAGGAGCTCAGGGAGGACCTGCAAACCATCGCCCTGCAAACGGAAAGGGTCCGCAGGATCGTGAAAGGTTTGCTGGACTTTTCACGCCAGAGCCGCCTGGATACGGAGCCTCTGAATATCGGCCGTCTGCTGGAGGACTGTGTCGAACTCATGGAAAATCAGGCGCTGATTCAGGGGGCCGTCCTCCGCTACGCCGCCGATGGTGAACTGCCGGTGCTGCAACTCGACCGAAATCAGATTCAGAGCGTCATGATCAACCTCATGATGAACGCACTGGATGCGCTGGCCCCCGGCGGAGAGATCGACATCCGGGCGGCCGTGCGTGAAAACGACGGTGAAAAAGGGGTCGAAATTTCCGTACGGGACACGGGGACGGGCATCGCCCCCGAGCACCTTGACAAGCTTTTTGATCCGTTTTTTACGACAAAGGAAGTGGGGAAGGGAACCGGACTCGGGCTTGCGGTGACCGCAGGTATCATCGAACGTCACGGCGGCCGGATCCGGGTGGAGAGCCAACTCGGGAAGGGCAGCCGATTCACCATATGGCTCCCTTGCGTCGGAGCGGCTGCGCGCAATCGTGACCCCAATAGCGAAACGAGGATGAACGACCATGAAAATACTGGTGGTTGA
- a CDS encoding response regulator, whose protein sequence is MKILVVDDDAMVVESCRRILKAEGATVHWAEDADKAIAVLRGEGDFDMVLTDIKMPGRDGFELIRVIKEKFPGTAILMMTGYLIPETIRRGTEFGADGVIAKPFTPDELTASVRKTFSVAPVRDRK, encoded by the coding sequence ATGAAAATACTGGTGGTTGACGATGATGCGATGGTGGTGGAAAGCTGCCGGAGAATCCTGAAGGCGGAGGGTGCGACCGTCCATTGGGCGGAAGACGCCGACAAGGCTATTGCCGTTCTGAGAGGTGAAGGGGACTTTGATATGGTGTTGACCGACATCAAGATGCCCGGAAGAGACGGGTTTGAGCTGATTCGGGTGATCAAGGAAAAATTTCCGGGAACGGCGATCCTGATGATGACCGGCTATCTGATACCGGAAACCATCCGGAGGGGAACCGAATTCGGTGCGGACGGCGTTATCGCCAAACCGTTTACCCCCGATGAATTGACGGCTTCGGTCCGGAAAACGTTCTCGGTCGCACCTGTCCGAGACCGGAAATAA